One window of the Lepeophtheirus salmonis chromosome 7, UVic_Lsal_1.4, whole genome shotgun sequence genome contains the following:
- the LOC121122033 gene encoding histone H2B: MPPKSTGKAAKKAGKAQKDITKPAGKKRSHKRKESYAIYIYKVLKQVHPDTGVSSKAMSIMNSFVNDIFERIAAESSRLAHYNKRSTITSREIQTAVRLLLPGELAKHAVSEGTKAVTKYTSSK; encoded by the coding sequence ATGCCACCCAAGTCTACAGGAAAGGCCGCCAAGAAGGCAGGCAAAGCCCAAAAGGACATCACCAAGCCTGCTGGAAAGAAAAGGTCCCACAAAAGGAAAGAATCTTATGCCATCTACATCTACAAGGTCTTGAAACAGGTCCACCCCGACACTGGTGTCTCCTCCAAGGCCATGAGCATCATGAACTCTTTCGTGAACGACATCTTTGAGAGAATCGCCGCCGAGTCCTCTCGTCTCGCTCACTACAACAAGAGATCCACCATCACCTCCAGAGAAATCCAAACCGCTGTCCGACTTCTCCTCCCCGGAGAGTTGGCCAAGCACGCTGTCTCTGAAGGCACCAAGGCTGTAACCAAATACACCTCCTCTAAGTAA